Below is a genomic region from Dechloromonas denitrificans.
GGGGTAGAAACAAGCTGGCTGGAAAACTCGATGGTCGAACGTTTGGCTCGCCTCGCCTGGATCATCCCGCTTGGCGCAGGCAGTTATTTCGCTACACTATGGATTCTCGGCTTCCGCCTTGGCGACTTCAAACGTCGGGCGGCTGAATAACAAGGAGCAGCCTCAATGAAACTGACCAGCACCGCTTTTACCGATGGGCAACGGATTCCGGGCGATTTTTCCTTTTGCATCCCCGACCCGGCGCACCACGTTTGCCTCGGTAAAAACCTGAATCCCGCATTGGCTTGGGACGGCGCTCCTGCGGACACCCAATCTTTCGTCCTGATCTGCCACGACCCGGACGTCCCCAGCAAGGGCGACGATGTCAATCAGGAAGGCAGAACCATTCCTGCCAGCTTGCCGCGAGTCGATTTTTTCCACTGGGTTTTGATCGACCTGCCTGCCACGGTCAACGCGATTTCCCAGGGCGAATTCAGCAATACCGTTTCACCACGCGGCAAACCCGGCCCTCAAGCCGCCCATGGCACACGCCAGGGGATCAACAATTACACAGACTGGTTTGCTGGCGACAACGACATGCGCGGCGACTACTACGGCTACGACGGCCCATGCCCACCATGGAACGACGAAATCATCCACCGCTACATTTTTACGCTATACGCACTCGATGTCGCGCACCTGCCGGTTGAAGGCCGGTTTGGCGGGACGGAAGTACGACAAGCAATCCAGGGGCATATCCTGGCCGAAGCCAGCCTGATTGGCACGTACACACTCAACCCGAAACTCTGATCAGAAAAGGCCATTTTCATGGCCTTTTTACTGCTTTTGACTCTTTACTGCTTTTGACTCTTTACCGCTTTTGACTCAGTTGACCGGCGTATCGCTCGGCGTCAGGATCGCCGCCTTGAGCGCCTGCGACATCGGCAAATCAAGTGACACACTTTCAGAAGGAAGCGGCGACATGAACCATTTATCGTAAATGGCCGTCATTTCACCACGCTTCATCAAACCGATCAGTGTTTCATCGACAAGCGCCTTGAATGACGCGTCACCCAACGGGAACATCAATGCCAGCGGCTCCGTTGCCAAGACCACATCAAGCAAACGAAACTCGGCCTTGCCCGCACGCAAAATCGACAGCGTTGCATCTTCAGCCACAATCCCGTCTGTCCTGCCCTGATGCAATAAAGCCATCGCTTCTGCTGGCGAATTGGCCAATTGATGCTGCATCGTGATATTTTTTTCCAGCGCCATACGCTTCAACTGACGCTCGCTCCCGCCGGAGACGGTCACGATCCGCTTCCCAGCCAAATCCGCCGGCATCGCCAGGCCGCTATCCGATCGAACCAGAATTTTCACATCACTGACATAGAGCGTCACCGACAAGGCCACCTGCTTCTGACGAGCCACCGTATTCGCGGCACCTCCGCAATCAAGATCAACCACATTATTCTTGATCAACATCGGGCGAGCATTGTCACTCACGACAACGGGAACAACCTCAAGCGACTTGCCCACTCTGGCTTCCAGCGCCTTTACAACATGCAGGCAGATATCCCACACATAGCCTGCCGGCTGTGAGCCCCCCGCCAGCACATAGGTAAAAGGGGGCATCGCCTCGCGATAGC
It encodes:
- a CDS encoding YbhB/YbcL family Raf kinase inhibitor-like protein, yielding MKLTSTAFTDGQRIPGDFSFCIPDPAHHVCLGKNLNPALAWDGAPADTQSFVLICHDPDVPSKGDDVNQEGRTIPASLPRVDFFHWVLIDLPATVNAISQGEFSNTVSPRGKPGPQAAHGTRQGINNYTDWFAGDNDMRGDYYGYDGPCPPWNDEIIHRYIFTLYALDVAHLPVEGRFGGTEVRQAIQGHILAEASLIGTYTLNPKL
- a CDS encoding transporter substrate-binding domain-containing protein; this encodes MQVRQVRYFQPLIHRLLLVVGVFFALSAGAQEALGPTLSKISAQGRVYLGYREAMPPFTYVLAGGSQPAGYVWDICLHVVKALEARVGKSLEVVPVVVSDNARPMLIKNNVVDLDCGGAANTVARQKQVALSVTLYVSDVKILVRSDSGLAMPADLAGKRIVTVSGGSERQLKRMALEKNITMQHQLANSPAEAMALLHQGRTDGIVAEDATLSILRAGKAEFRLLDVVLATEPLALMFPLGDASFKALVDETLIGLMKRGEMTAIYDKWFMSPLPSESVSLDLPMSQALKAAILTPSDTPVN